The following are encoded together in the Populus trichocarpa isolate Nisqually-1 chromosome 5, P.trichocarpa_v4.1, whole genome shotgun sequence genome:
- the LOC18098471 gene encoding uncharacterized protein LOC18098471 translates to MFVSDARLNISKEDDDIQDQAENRPHLNSTNNHCIKKKKKYKFMVTNKNKKKKKKDVSFRESYSTSDHRSSGGGGGGGGGNIDFNKPTKVIFFPFNNPNKFFYKKSSPFSPSSSSSTAAVSGNACFPGPEYTLLAINLNKLLLLNSVLSASCCYVNCLPLGWRIGVGSSSMI, encoded by the exons ATGTTTGTGTCAGATGCTAGGCTGAATATTTCTAAAGAAGATGACGATATTCAAGATCAAGCAGAAAATAGACCGCACCTCAATTCCACCAACAACCACtgcatcaagaagaagaagaagtataAGTTTATGGTGACCaataagaacaagaagaagaagaagaaagatgttTCTTTCAGAGAAAGTTACAGTACTAGTGATCATCGATCAtccggtggtggtggtggtggtggtggtggaaacATTGATTTCAACAAGCCAACCAAAGTGATCTTCTTTCCATTTAATAACCCCAacaaatttttctataaaaaaagcTCCCCTTtttctccatcttcttcttcaagtaCTGCCGCTGTTTCTGGTAATGCTTGTTTTCCAG GTCCAGAGTATACTCTGCTTGCCATCAACTTGAACAAATTACTATTGCTGAACTCGGTCTTGTCTGCTTCTTGCTGCTATGTTAACTGTTTACCTCTTGGATGGAGAATTGGAGTTGGAAGCAGCTCTATGATATAA